In a genomic window of Streptococcus mitis NCTC 12261:
- a CDS encoding zinc-binding dehydrogenase — MKSAVYTKAGQVGLATIERPQIIDADDAIIRVVRACVCGSDLWRYRNPETKAGHKNSGHEAIGIVEETGESITTVKPGDFVIVPFTHGCGECDACLAGFDGSCDNHIGNNLGGDFQAEYIRFHYANWALVKIPGQPSDYTEGMLKSLLTLADVMPTGYHAARVANVQKGNKVVVIGDGAVGQCAVIAAKMRGASQIILMSRHEDRQKMALESGATAVVAERGQEGIAKVREILGGGADAALECVGTEAAVEQALGVLHNGGRMGFVGVPHYNNRALGSTFMQNISVAGGAASATTYDKQFLLKAVLDGDINPGRVFTSSYKLEDIDQAYKDMDERKTIKSMIVMA; from the coding sequence ATGAAATCAGCAGTATATACAAAGGCAGGTCAGGTTGGTCTTGCTACAATTGAACGTCCGCAAATTATAGACGCAGATGATGCGATTATTCGTGTAGTTCGTGCGTGCGTTTGCGGATCGGATCTATGGAGGTACCGTAATCCAGAAACGAAAGCTGGACACAAAAATAGTGGACACGAAGCGATTGGGATTGTCGAAGAAACTGGGGAATCCATTACGACGGTGAAACCAGGTGATTTTGTCATTGTCCCTTTTACTCATGGATGTGGTGAATGTGATGCCTGTCTTGCTGGTTTTGACGGTTCTTGCGACAATCATATTGGTAATAACTTGGGAGGCGATTTTCAGGCGGAATATATTCGTTTTCACTATGCAAACTGGGCGCTGGTTAAAATCCCTGGACAACCTTCTGACTACACAGAAGGTATGCTAAAGTCCCTCTTGACTCTTGCAGATGTTATGCCGACAGGCTATCATGCGGCGCGAGTTGCAAATGTTCAAAAAGGGAACAAGGTTGTTGTTATCGGTGATGGTGCTGTTGGTCAATGTGCTGTCATCGCGGCGAAGATGCGTGGTGCATCGCAAATTATCCTTATGAGTCGTCATGAAGATCGTCAAAAGATGGCTCTGGAGTCGGGTGCGACAGCTGTTGTAGCTGAGCGAGGTCAAGAAGGTATTGCCAAGGTGCGTGAAATTCTCGGTGGCGGAGCAGACGCAGCACTTGAATGTGTTGGTACGGAGGCTGCTGTAGAACAGGCGCTAGGTGTCCTTCATAATGGAGGGCGTATGGGATTTGTAGGAGTCCCACACTATAATAATCGTGCTCTTGGTTCGACATTTATGCAAAATATCTCTGTAGCAGGTGGGGCAGCTTCTGCGACAACATATGATAAGCAATTTTTACTAAAAGCCGTCCTTGATGGTGATATCAATCCAGGCCGTGTCTTTACTTCAAGCTATAAATTAGAAGATATTGATCAAGCTTATAAAGATATGGATGAACGTAAGACCATTAAGTCTATGATTGTGATGGCCTAA
- the galR gene encoding DNA-binding transcriptional regulator GalR has translation MATLKDIAQLASVSIATVSRVLNRDQSLSVTEETRHRILTVAEELGYTKHLKTGDSHKPKQKIAIIQWVSEQGELDDLYYYQIRLGIEKRAQELDYDILRYFNDHPFTLSEEVIGILCIGKFSRAQISAFEEYQKPLVFLDSDTLSLGHTCIITDFYTAMKQVVDYFLSQGMDRIGILTGLEETTDQEEIIEDKRLENFRNYSQTKGIYHDELVFQGSFTAQSGYDLMKEAIQNLGDQLPPAFFAASDSLAIGALRALQEAGINLPDRVSLISFNDTSLTKQVYPPLSSITVYTEEMGRAGMDILNKEVLHGRKIPSLTMLGTRLTLRESTLP, from the coding sequence CGTCCTCAATCGCGACCAGAGCCTATCTGTTACAGAAGAAACCAGACACCGTATTTTAACCGTTGCTGAAGAACTGGGCTACACCAAGCACCTCAAGACAGGCGATTCCCACAAACCCAAGCAAAAGATTGCCATTATCCAATGGGTCAGTGAACAAGGAGAACTGGACGACCTTTACTACTACCAGATTCGCTTGGGTATTGAAAAAAGAGCCCAAGAGTTGGACTATGATATCTTGCGCTATTTTAATGACCATCCTTTTACCCTAAGCGAGGAAGTGATTGGGATTCTCTGCATCGGAAAGTTTAGTCGAGCTCAGATTTCTGCCTTTGAAGAATACCAAAAGCCTCTTGTATTTCTAGACAGCGATACACTTTCCCTGGGACATACCTGCATTATCACAGACTTTTACACTGCCATGAAACAGGTTGTCGATTATTTTCTCAGCCAAGGGATGGACCGCATCGGGATTCTAACAGGCCTTGAAGAAACAACCGACCAAGAAGAAATCATTGAGGATAAGCGACTGGAAAATTTTAGAAACTACAGTCAAACAAAAGGAATCTATCATGATGAATTAGTCTTTCAAGGAAGCTTTACCGCCCAGTCTGGCTATGACTTGATGAAGGAGGCCATTCAGAACTTGGGAGACCAACTCCCACCAGCCTTTTTTGCAGCTAGCGATAGTTTAGCCATCGGTGCCCTCCGTGCGCTCCAAGAAGCTGGAATCAACCTGCCAGACCGCGTCAGTCTTATTTCCTTTAACGATACTAGCCTGACCAAGCAAGTCTATCCTCCCCTCTCTAGCATCACCGTCTATACCGAAGAAATGGGCCGAGCAGGTATGGATATTCTTAATAAGGAAGTACTCCACGGTCGGAAAATCCCTAGCCTAACCATGCTGGGAACCAGACTGACATTGAGAGAGAGTACTCTGCCATAA
- the nmlR gene encoding stress response transcriptional regulator NmlR, which yields MNIKSASDLLGISADTIRYYERVGLVPPITRTATGIRDFQDHDIEALEFIKCFRSAGVSVDSLVDYMSLYQKGDETREKRLGILEEEKKKLEERLSQLQVALNRLNLKIKLYKEGKI from the coding sequence ATGAATATTAAATCTGCTAGTGACTTGTTGGGAATTTCAGCGGATACGATTCGGTACTATGAACGGGTTGGTCTTGTGCCACCGATTACTCGAACTGCAACTGGAATTCGTGATTTTCAAGATCATGATATTGAAGCTCTGGAATTTATTAAGTGTTTTCGTTCGGCAGGTGTCTCTGTAGATAGTTTAGTTGACTATATGTCTCTCTACCAAAAGGGGGATGAAACGCGAGAGAAAAGGCTTGGTATTTTAGAAGAGGAAAAGAAAAAATTAGAGGAGCGCTTGTCTCAGTTACAGGTGGCTTTAAATCGCTTAAATCTCAAAATTAAACTTTACAAGGAAGGAAAAATTTAA